One genomic window of Malaciobacter molluscorum LMG 25693 includes the following:
- a CDS encoding polyprenyl synthetase family protein has product MTNLLIDFEDYLFNNLPSSKTFHPYFESALKDMLKAGGKRFRPMLLLSVVKSKNRLLLQNSMQVALGIEYLHTYSLIHDDLPAMDNANLRRGFQTLHKKYDEVTAILVGDALNTHSFNLIANSSLSSDIKVQLIKTLSNDGGIDGMIIGQAIDCYFENQLLKLDQLEFLHIHKTAKLIAASLKMGAIIAQYDIELQDKLYNFGIDIGLLFQIQDDIIDETQSEEEAGKTTHNDETKNSFVNLLGLQGAIDSADKLAKKCEEELNIFNNSLKQSLEELLLKYLHRHKK; this is encoded by the coding sequence ATGACAAATTTATTAATAGATTTTGAAGATTATTTATTTAATAATCTTCCCTCTTCAAAAACTTTTCACCCATATTTTGAATCTGCATTAAAAGATATGTTAAAAGCTGGAGGAAAAAGATTTAGACCAATGCTTTTATTATCTGTAGTAAAATCAAAAAATAGACTTTTACTTCAAAACTCAATGCAAGTGGCATTAGGAATTGAATATTTGCATACATATTCGTTAATTCATGATGATTTACCTGCAATGGATAATGCTAATTTAAGAAGAGGTTTTCAAACACTGCATAAAAAGTATGATGAAGTAACTGCAATTTTAGTTGGAGATGCTTTAAATACTCATAGTTTTAATTTAATTGCTAATTCATCTTTAAGTAGTGATATTAAAGTACAATTAATTAAAACATTGTCAAATGATGGTGGGATAGATGGAATGATTATTGGTCAAGCAATTGATTGTTATTTTGAAAATCAATTATTAAAATTAGATCAATTAGAATTTTTGCATATTCATAAAACTGCAAAATTAATTGCTGCATCTTTAAAAATGGGAGCAATTATAGCTCAATATGATATTGAACTTCAAGATAAATTATATAATTTTGGAATTGATATTGGTTTATTATTTCAAATCCAAGATGATATTATTGATGAGACTCAAAGTGAAGAAGAAGCAGGAAAAACTACTCATAATGATGAGACTAAAAACTCATTTGTAAACTTACTTGGATTACAAGGTGCTATTGATTCAGCTGATAAATTGGCAAAGAAATGCGAAGAAGAATTGAACATATTTAATAATTCTTTAAAACAATCATTAGAAGAATTACTTTTAAAATATTTACACAGACATAAAAAATAA
- a CDS encoding response regulator codes for MQKKIEKLRKLKLLFVEDEKDLIEIISDTLRKLEANFLTAHNGKEALDLVEQNDDIDAIITDINMPILNGIEMIKILKDKKPYLPVIIMSAHTENEYRQKANEYGVKDYLLKPFDFIKFIDLITSMKLGKNGNK; via the coding sequence ATGCAAAAAAAAATAGAGAAACTTAGAAAGTTGAAGCTTCTTTTTGTTGAAGATGAAAAAGATTTAATTGAAATTATATCTGATACGTTAAGAAAATTAGAAGCTAACTTTTTAACTGCTCATAATGGTAAAGAAGCACTTGATTTAGTAGAACAAAATGATGATATAGATGCAATAATTACTGATATTAATATGCCAATATTAAATGGAATAGAGATGATAAAAATTCTAAAAGATAAAAAACCATATCTTCCAGTGATTATTATGTCTGCTCATACAGAGAATGAATATAGACAAAAAGCTAATGAATATGGTGTTAAAGACTATTTATTAAAACCTTTTGATTTTATTAAATTTATTGATCTAATAACTTCAATGAAATTAGGTAAAAATGGCAATAAATAA
- a CDS encoding 3-methyladenine DNA glycosylase produces MQSLTNSYDLLKFLKEQNFIKKKPTYWWPSSNDFEILVGAILTQNTKWINVEKSLENLKKLNYLTLENLANSDIIILTNAIAPSGFKNQKAKRLKLLCKNIIHEFGSFEYFQKSVSSSWLLAQKGIGQETKDAIMCYACHQDYMVVDKYTARLLKRFNYEFDTYDDIQTWLVYGINENFDKIKKLYGYEISLNEVYCRFHGKIVEFMKRNPKD; encoded by the coding sequence ATGCAATCTTTAACTAATTCTTATGATCTTTTAAAGTTCTTAAAAGAACAAAATTTTATTAAAAAAAAGCCAACTTATTGGTGGCCAAGTTCAAATGATTTTGAAATATTAGTAGGTGCGATATTAACGCAAAATACAAAATGGATTAATGTAGAAAAATCTCTTGAGAATTTAAAAAAACTTAATTATTTAACTTTAGAAAATTTAGCTAATAGTGATATTATTATATTAACAAATGCAATTGCTCCAAGTGGTTTTAAAAATCAAAAAGCAAAACGTTTAAAACTTTTATGTAAAAATATTATTCATGAATTTGGAAGTTTTGAATATTTTCAAAAAAGTGTTTCTTCTTCATGGCTTCTTGCACAAAAAGGAATAGGACAAGAAACAAAAGATGCAATTATGTGTTATGCTTGTCATCAAGATTATATGGTAGTTGATAAATATACAGCTAGACTTTTAAAAAGATTTAATTACGAATTTGACACATATGATGATATACAGACATGGCTAGTATATGGAATTAATGAAAATTTCGATAAAATAAAAAAGCTTTATGGTTATGAAATCTCATTAAATGAAGTTTATTGTAGATTTCATGGCAAAATTGTCGAATTTATGAAACGAAATCCAAAGGATTAA
- a CDS encoding P-loop NTPase family protein — protein sequence MIIIPQTKGGVGKSTVAMQVIAPYLYKKHGKKIRYIEIDDENNDSRSFTRTEIVDKQMLGTNKLSDLDELMLMDDNHEIIVDVGGNKTSSLVLEEIKKVGSFGNVKWIIPLGDGELDGKNAIATMKKIRKIEENPEKNMIFALNRAISMEPDYIEEQFINFFGHKYLDSNSALYDFVKSPKYFPVKNDKIITMSRYLGSTVWEMAYNNTDFGTKAVQAKELGDVESARKYLFFRRIQTEAKDYVLGTLNRIFHDLDRWIEIKK from the coding sequence ATGATTATAATTCCACAAACTAAAGGTGGAGTAGGTAAATCTACTGTTGCAATGCAAGTAATTGCTCCTTACCTTTACAAAAAACATGGTAAAAAAATCAGATATATTGAAATAGATGATGAGAATAATGATAGTAGGTCTTTTACAAGAACAGAAATAGTTGATAAGCAAATGTTAGGTACAAATAAATTATCAGATTTAGATGAACTTATGCTTATGGATGACAATCATGAAATAATTGTTGATGTAGGTGGAAATAAAACATCTTCATTAGTTTTAGAAGAGATCAAAAAAGTAGGTTCTTTTGGAAATGTAAAATGGATTATTCCTTTAGGTGATGGTGAACTTGATGGAAAAAATGCAATTGCAACAATGAAAAAAATTAGAAAAATTGAAGAAAATCCAGAAAAAAATATGATATTTGCTTTAAATAGAGCTATATCTATGGAACCTGATTATATAGAAGAACAATTTATTAATTTTTTTGGACATAAATATTTAGATAGTAATTCTGCACTATATGATTTTGTAAAAAGTCCAAAATACTTTCCTGTTAAAAATGATAAAATTATCACAATGAGTAGATATTTGGGAAGTACAGTTTGGGAAATGGCTTATAATAATACTGATTTTGGAACAAAAGCAGTACAAGCAAAAGAGTTGGGTGATGTGGAAAGTGCTAGAAAATATCTATTTTTTAGAAGAATACAAACTGAAGCAAAAGATTATGTTTTAGGAACATTAAATAGAATCTTTCATGATTTAGATAGATGGATTGAAATTAAAAAATGA
- the xseA gene encoding exodeoxyribonuclease VII large subunit, with the protein MNAPITVTSLSTQIKSLLETTFMDVYVEGEISNLTYHSSGHIYFSIKDDKSTMSCVMFRGNTKYLKFKLEVGLKINIRGSLTVYTPRGSYQLICNRIEPSGQGALALAYEQLKEKLKQKGYFDPSIKKNLPKYPKKIALVTSPTGAAIQDMLKVANHRWNLVEFILVPTLVQGETAKDDIAKSIKYADTLNCDIIIVGRGGGSIEDLWAFNEEIVANAIYEAQTVIISAVGHEVDFLISDFVADVRAATPSNAIEIALPDTNEHRIYIDTLTQDFENRLKNILYSKEQNIIHLKRMYEQNSIETKFNLISSEIKMLKLSFDNRFSNILNSCQNSISLLKNSFEHNSPEKKHKKGFVQISKDNKIIELENINIGDNISLQTPTHIANAKIENIKKQ; encoded by the coding sequence ATGAACGCACCAATTACAGTTACTTCTCTTAGTACACAAATAAAATCTTTATTAGAAACTACATTTATGGATGTTTATGTTGAAGGTGAAATCTCAAACTTAACATATCATAGTTCAGGACATATTTATTTCTCTATAAAAGATGATAAATCTACAATGTCTTGTGTGATGTTTAGAGGAAATACAAAATATTTAAAATTTAAATTAGAAGTTGGATTAAAAATAAATATTAGAGGTAGTTTAACTGTATATACTCCAAGAGGTAGTTATCAATTAATTTGTAATAGAATCGAGCCTTCAGGTCAAGGTGCATTGGCTTTAGCATATGAGCAGTTAAAAGAGAAATTAAAACAAAAAGGTTATTTTGACCCTTCAATTAAAAAAAATTTGCCAAAATATCCTAAAAAAATTGCATTAGTAACATCGCCTACTGGTGCAGCTATTCAAGACATGTTAAAAGTAGCAAATCATAGATGGAATTTAGTTGAGTTTATTTTAGTTCCAACTTTAGTTCAAGGCGAAACAGCAAAAGATGATATAGCAAAATCGATAAAATATGCAGATACTCTTAATTGTGATATTATTATTGTTGGAAGAGGTGGTGGAAGTATTGAGGATTTATGGGCTTTTAATGAAGAAATAGTTGCAAATGCAATATATGAAGCACAAACTGTAATAATTTCAGCAGTTGGACATGAAGTTGATTTTTTGATTTCTGATTTTGTTGCAGATGTTAGAGCTGCAACTCCTTCTAATGCAATAGAAATAGCACTTCCCGATACTAATGAACATAGAATATATATAGATACTTTAACACAAGATTTTGAAAATAGATTAAAAAATATATTATATTCAAAAGAGCAAAATATAATTCATTTAAAAAGAATGTATGAACAAAACTCTATTGAAACAAAATTTAATTTAATATCTTCAGAAATTAAAATGTTAAAATTAAGTTTTGATAATAGATTTTCTAATATTTTAAATAGTTGTCAAAATAGTATAAGTTTATTAAAAAATTCTTTTGAACATAATAGCCCAGAAAAAAAACATAAAAAAGGTTTTGTTCAAATAAGTAAAGACAATAAAATAATTGAATTAGAAAATATAAATATTGGTGACAATATATCTTTACAAACCCCTACACATATAGCAAACGCAAAAATTGAAAATATAAAAAAACAATAA
- a CDS encoding (2Fe-2S) ferredoxin domain-containing protein: protein METATIPQPTFYLFKCEQSAPSGMSKPACVNEQTQDLYNYLTQGLMQKGIMGPVQAIRTACLGRCQFGPVMLVEPGHYMYCHLSKEKIDKIIDNHILNKEPVIEYLIPEQFWAEPISLGK from the coding sequence ATGGAAACTGCCACTATACCACAGCCTACATTTTATCTATTTAAATGTGAACAAAGTGCACCTTCTGGAATGTCTAAACCTGCATGTGTAAATGAACAAACACAAGATTTGTATAATTATTTAACACAAGGTTTGATGCAAAAAGGTATAATGGGTCCAGTTCAAGCAATAAGAACTGCTTGTTTAGGAAGATGCCAGTTTGGACCAGTTATGTTGGTAGAACCAGGTCATTATATGTATTGCCATTTATCTAAGGAAAAAATAGATAAAATAATTGATAATCATATATTAAATAAAGAGCCTGTAATTGAGTATTTAATACCAGAACAATTTTGGGCAGAACCAATAAGTTTGGGAAAATAA
- the groES gene encoding co-chaperone GroES: MNFKPLGERVLVKRTEVENKTASGIYIPDNAKEKPHTAIVKAVGSKVEEIKVGDTVVFEQFRGTEFNLEGEEYLVLNVENIIGVM; encoded by the coding sequence ATGAATTTTAAACCACTAGGAGAAAGAGTTCTAGTAAAAAGAACTGAAGTTGAAAATAAAACTGCAAGTGGAATTTATATTCCTGACAATGCAAAAGAGAAACCACACACTGCAATAGTTAAAGCAGTAGGTTCAAAAGTTGAAGAGATAAAAGTGGGTGATACTGTAGTATTCGAACAATTCAGAGGAACAGAATTTAATTTAGAAGGTGAAGAATACTTAGTTTTAAATGTTGAAAATATTATTGGAGTTATGTAA
- a CDS encoding chemotaxis protein CheW, protein MEKNLNNDEQDVIDYANSSEYMTFELGAMKYAIELPKIREILTYPDIITHLPNTEDWVKGLINLRGEVVPILDIRIKFNTGEPIYDSNTAVIAVITEDKRMIGIIVDKVDDVQRLDTSALAPVSDMGSAIPSKYLKGFVRLENNQMLVIMDIESVVHKDELKDT, encoded by the coding sequence ATGGAAAAAAATTTAAATAATGATGAGCAAGATGTAATTGATTACGCAAATAGTAGTGAGTATATGACATTTGAACTTGGGGCAATGAAGTATGCAATTGAATTACCAAAAATTAGGGAAATTTTAACTTATCCCGATATTATTACTCATTTACCAAACACAGAAGATTGGGTAAAAGGGCTTATTAATTTAAGAGGTGAAGTTGTTCCTATTTTAGATATTAGAATTAAATTTAATACAGGTGAACCAATTTATGATTCAAATACTGCTGTAATTGCAGTTATTACTGAAGATAAAAGAATGATTGGTATTATTGTAGATAAAGTTGATGATGTTCAAAGATTAGATACTTCTGCTTTGGCACCAGTTTCTGATATGGGTTCTGCAATTCCATCTAAATATTTAAAAGGTTTTGTAAGATTAGAAAATAATCAGATGCTTGTAATTATGGATATTGAATCAGTTGTACATAAAGATGAATTAAAAGATACATAA
- the ubiE gene encoding bifunctional demethylmenaquinone methyltransferase/2-methoxy-6-polyprenyl-1,4-benzoquinol methylase UbiE, which yields MGKQEKIVSMFNDISGKYDIANRVISMGIDKSWRNKACKLAFDFYNQKTVEKIVDVACGTGDMITFWQKVAKENNIQLQNIIGVDPSVGMMDVAKKKLPEVEFIEAGAASMPLENSSADIISISYGIRNVVQRQEAFHEFARVLKQNGLVVISEFTKNEKNSPIDYLTDFYINKILPTLGGIITKNKEAYTYLPNSIDEFLTTTNLCKELKEAGLEPIYTKAFSMNISTLIIARKI from the coding sequence ATGGGTAAACAAGAAAAAATTGTATCAATGTTTAATGATATTTCAGGTAAGTATGATATAGCAAATAGAGTAATTAGTATGGGAATTGATAAAAGTTGGAGAAATAAAGCTTGTAAGTTAGCATTTGATTTTTATAATCAAAAAACAGTTGAAAAGATTGTTGATGTTGCTTGTGGTACAGGTGATATGATAACTTTTTGGCAAAAAGTTGCAAAAGAGAATAATATACAATTACAAAATATAATTGGAGTTGATCCAAGTGTGGGAATGATGGATGTTGCAAAGAAAAAACTTCCAGAAGTTGAATTTATTGAAGCAGGTGCAGCTAGCATGCCTTTAGAAAACTCAAGTGCTGATATTATTTCTATTTCATATGGAATTAGAAATGTTGTTCAAAGACAAGAAGCATTTCATGAGTTTGCAAGAGTTTTAAAACAAAATGGATTAGTTGTAATTAGTGAATTTACGAAAAATGAAAAAAATTCACCAATAGATTATTTAACTGATTTTTATATTAATAAAATCTTACCAACACTAGGTGGAATTATTACAAAAAATAAAGAAGCTTATACTTATTTACCAAATTCAATTGATGAATTTTTAACAACTACAAACTTATGTAAAGAGTTAAAAGAAGCTGGACTAGAGCCAATCTATACAAAAGCTTTTTCTATGAATATTTCTACTTTAATAATAGCAAGAAAAATTTAA
- a CDS encoding YbaB/EbfC family nucleoid-associated protein yields MFDGIDLSKLNLNEMMSQVQEMAEKAKEENSSKIFTAKAGGGMVEISINGNSEVVDLQIDDSLMDDKDSLQILLISCMNDVIKQSDENKKMMAMNMMGGMGSFGQKS; encoded by the coding sequence ATGTTTGATGGAATTGATTTAAGTAAATTAAATTTAAATGAAATGATGAGCCAAGTACAAGAGATGGCTGAAAAAGCAAAAGAGGAAAACTCATCTAAAATCTTCACTGCAAAAGCAGGTGGAGGTATGGTTGAAATCTCTATAAATGGAAATAGTGAAGTTGTTGATTTACAAATAGATGATTCTTTAATGGATGATAAAGATTCATTACAAATTCTTCTAATCTCTTGCATGAATGATGTAATAAAACAATCTGATGAAAATAAAAAAATGATGGCCATGAATATGATGGGTGGTATGGGCTCTTTTGGGCAAAAATCATAA
- a CDS encoding response regulator, translating into MAINKEVLKRLKALYIEDDDTIRKELSALLSNFFGKIYIAKDGKDGLEQYLKNSDDIDVIISDINMPYLTGIEMVKKIREINKKVPVIFTTAYSDNQFLADAIKLKVYEYIIKPIDIRNLLVVLNELATILYQEELINKQTLELEKFKDVIDTNNIVIKTDENMNIVYVNELFCKTTEFLKEELIGKELSFLRHNDTDIKIYKDIYESVEVNKQWKGRIKNITKEGGYYVSDTYIITTTNDNNQVTGSICVQNDITDELNKKREIQKALIKDKGDIFIKSKAGSAEQTVTINNLRYDIEELKTTVKKLKAERDKSLYKIDNLNKENKKLRSELGYQKSIEQKNKLDNAFTLKASKENVDLKIQVKKLNAKIEDTVEFYEKKCKQLEVNAQMEIEDLEQELHDIKTKLGKIDNAEMMTQKIEYWKEKAKSESKRAEKMEKEIMKSSDKSLMDKIFSLTK; encoded by the coding sequence ATGGCAATAAATAAAGAAGTATTGAAAAGACTTAAAGCTTTATATATTGAAGATGATGATACCATAAGAAAAGAATTATCTGCACTATTATCTAACTTTTTTGGCAAAATATATATTGCCAAAGATGGAAAAGATGGATTAGAACAATATTTAAAAAATAGTGATGATATTGATGTAATTATATCTGATATTAATATGCCATATTTAACTGGTATAGAAATGGTAAAAAAAATAAGAGAAATAAATAAAAAAGTACCTGTAATTTTTACTACTGCATATTCAGATAATCAATTTTTAGCTGATGCAATAAAATTAAAAGTTTATGAATATATTATAAAACCAATAGATATTAGAAATTTATTAGTTGTGTTAAATGAACTTGCAACTATTTTATATCAAGAAGAATTGATAAATAAACAAACATTAGAATTAGAAAAATTTAAAGATGTAATTGATACTAATAATATTGTAATTAAAACTGATGAAAATATGAATATAGTTTATGTAAATGAACTTTTTTGTAAAACTACAGAATTTTTAAAAGAAGAATTAATAGGGAAAGAACTATCTTTTTTAAGGCATAATGATACAGATATAAAAATATATAAAGATATTTATGAAAGTGTAGAAGTTAATAAACAGTGGAAAGGTAGAATAAAAAATATTACAAAAGAGGGTGGATATTATGTAAGTGATACTTATATAATTACTACAACAAATGATAATAATCAAGTTACAGGTTCAATTTGTGTTCAAAATGATATAACAGATGAATTGAATAAAAAAAGAGAAATACAAAAAGCACTGATTAAAGATAAAGGTGATATTTTTATTAAAAGTAAAGCAGGTAGTGCTGAACAAACTGTAACTATTAATAATTTGAGATATGACATAGAAGAATTAAAAACTACAGTAAAAAAATTAAAAGCAGAAAGAGATAAATCTTTATATAAAATAGATAATCTAAACAAAGAGAATAAAAAATTAAGAAGTGAATTAGGTTATCAAAAAAGTATAGAACAAAAAAATAAATTAGATAATGCATTTACTTTAAAAGCTAGTAAAGAAAATGTTGATCTCAAAATTCAAGTAAAAAAACTTAATGCAAAGATAGAAGATACGGTTGAGTTTTATGAAAAAAAATGTAAACAGCTTGAAGTAAATGCACAAATGGAAATAGAAGATTTAGAACAAGAATTACATGATATAAAAACAAAACTTGGAAAAATTGATAATGCTGAGATGATGACTCAAAAAATTGAGTATTGGAAAGAAAAAGCAAAAAGTGAATCAAAAAGAGCTGAAAAAATGGAAAAAGAGATTATGAAAAGTTCTGACAAGAGTCTAATGGATAAAATATTTTCTCTTACTAAATAA
- the panD gene encoding aspartate 1-decarboxylase has translation MTFDMLYSKIHRATVTDANLNYVGSITIDEELMDAAKIRVGQKVDIVNINNGERFATYVIKGKAGSKDMCLNGAAARKVEIGDKIIVISYASYSEEELKNYKPTVVLVDDKNNVETITNELVGSDYV, from the coding sequence ATGACATTTGATATGTTGTATAGTAAAATTCATAGAGCTACTGTTACTGATGCTAATTTGAACTATGTTGGTTCAATTACAATAGATGAAGAACTTATGGATGCAGCTAAGATTAGAGTTGGACAAAAAGTTGATATTGTAAATATTAATAATGGTGAAAGATTTGCTACTTATGTTATAAAAGGTAAAGCAGGTAGTAAAGATATGTGTCTAAATGGTGCGGCAGCTAGAAAAGTTGAAATTGGGGATAAAATTATTGTTATTTCATATGCTTCTTACAGTGAAGAAGAATTAAAAAACTATAAACCAACTGTTGTTCTTGTTGATGATAAGAATAATGTAGAAACAATTACTAATGAACTTGTAGGAAGTGATTATGTTTGA
- a CDS encoding peptidylprolyl isomerase translates to MFRIFILISSIVIMLQAANPIAVLKTSKGEIDVELRKDLAPKAVENFITHAKNGYYNNTIFHRVIKNFMIQGGDPTGTGAGGESIWKKPFKDEFASNAVFDKAGILAMANKGPNTNGSQFFITTAPTYWLNGKHTIFGYVKKGMDVVRKIENVPTSGKYQGNKPLIEQKIISITIK, encoded by the coding sequence ATGTTTAGGATTTTTATTCTTATTTCTTCTATAGTAATTATGTTACAAGCTGCAAATCCTATTGCAGTTCTTAAAACATCAAAAGGAGAAATTGATGTTGAGCTAAGAAAAGATTTAGCTCCTAAAGCCGTTGAAAATTTTATTACACATGCTAAGAATGGTTATTATAATAATACTATTTTTCATAGAGTTATAAAAAATTTTATGATTCAAGGTGGTGATCCAACTGGAACAGGTGCAGGTGGTGAATCTATTTGGAAAAAACCATTTAAAGATGAATTCGCATCAAATGCTGTATTTGATAAAGCAGGAATTTTAGCAATGGCAAATAAAGGACCAAATACAAATGGAAGTCAATTTTTTATAACAACAGCACCAACATATTGGCTAAATGGGAAACACACTATTTTTGGATATGTAAAAAAAGGAATGGATGTAGTTAGAAAAATTGAAAATGTACCAACATCAGGGAAATATCAAGGCAATAAACCTTTAATTGAACAAAAAATAATAAGTATCACAATTAAATAA
- a CDS encoding TIGR00282 family metallophosphoesterase encodes MRIAFIGDIVGRPGRKIIKENLKKIIEEYSLDFVIANAENASHGFGLTIKNCDELLKSGIDIITGGNHSFDKKKEMITLLETKPVLRPDNYPEGLVGTGIKIVNVNNEKLAIINLMGQFAMPTVENPFNWAKKLVFSLHEQGVKNIFIDFHGEATSEKRVIFMMLKNQVSAICGTHTHVGTDDLQIMDNTAYLTDIGLTGCRDNVIGMDSKVPIEKATTGLGGHFQVPNSCKSILQMMVIDIEDGKAINAFKIKKFCDIKELIITNAIFN; translated from the coding sequence ATGAGAATAGCTTTTATTGGTGATATTGTAGGCAGGCCAGGACGTAAAATAATTAAAGAAAATCTAAAAAAGATAATCGAAGAATACTCTTTAGATTTTGTAATAGCAAATGCAGAAAATGCATCACATGGATTTGGTCTTACTATAAAAAACTGTGATGAACTTTTAAAAAGTGGAATAGATATTATTACAGGAGGTAATCATTCATTTGATAAAAAAAAGGAGATGATAACCTTACTTGAAACAAAACCTGTATTAAGACCTGATAATTATCCTGAAGGCTTAGTTGGAACGGGTATAAAAATTGTAAATGTAAATAATGAAAAATTAGCAATTATTAACTTAATGGGACAATTTGCAATGCCAACAGTTGAAAATCCTTTTAATTGGGCAAAAAAGCTTGTTTTTTCTTTGCATGAGCAGGGTGTAAAAAATATTTTTATAGATTTTCATGGTGAAGCAACTAGTGAGAAAAGAGTTATTTTTATGATGTTAAAAAATCAAGTAAGTGCAATTTGTGGTACACATACTCATGTTGGAACAGATGATTTACAAATTATGGATAATACTGCTTATTTAACTGATATTGGATTAACAGGTTGCAGAGATAATGTAATTGGAATGGATAGCAAAGTTCCAATTGAAAAAGCTACTACTGGTTTAGGTGGACATTTTCAAGTACCAAATAGTTGTAAAAGTATATTGCAAATGATGGTAATTGATATTGAAGATGGAAAAGCAATTAATGCATTTAAAATAAAAAAATTTTGTGATATAAAAGAGCTGATAATTACTAATGCAATCTTTAACTAA